Genomic DNA from Deltaproteobacteria bacterium:
AAAAGATGGCGTCCCTTTCTCAGTCATAATGTTGGATATTGATTTCTTCAAAAGCTTTAATGACAAATATGGTCATAAGATCGGTGATGAGGCCTTGGAGATTGTAGGCTCCTTATTGCGTGAGTACCTGAAGGGCATGGATTTTCCGGCGCGATACGGAGGCGAAGAGTTTATTGTTCTCCTTCCAACGACTTCACTTGAAAATGCATGTGTTGTGGCAGAACAGATAAGAAAACTCATATCACAGAAAAACCTAAAATTTGTTAGGACCGGAAAACGCCTGGGCAACATCAGTGTGAGTCTGGGAGTGGCAGAAATAACAGCAGGAGACACCACTGACTCCTTAGTAGAAAGGGCAGACAAGGCGCTTTATCTGGCAAAGGATTCCGGCAGGAATAATGTGAAATCTGAAAGGGATCTGCAGCCGTGATTGGTTAACCGTTTTCCCTCCTAGGGTGTCTACGGCTTCACACCAACGTGCAAATGGGTTATTCCAAGGGTGAGCCGGTATTTTTCCACTTGTTTCAACCCGGCTTTTTCCATTAATCCGGCCAGGGCGTCAGGGGCGGGAAAATTCATGATCGAGTCTCCCAGATAGTAATAGGCGCTCGGGTTGGGGGAAAAGGCGGCCAGGCGAGGCAACATCCGGTTCAGATAGACACGATAAGCCTTTTGAAAGGGCCTGTTCCCAGGAAGCGTCATCTCCAGCACCATTACCTGGCCGCCAGGTACAATTACGCGAAGCATCTCCTCAAGCGCAGCGATTTTGTCGGGGATATTCCGGAGGCCAAAGGAGATTGCGGCAACGTCAAAAGAGCTTTCAGCAAAGGGAAGGTCCAGTGCATCGGCACGCATCATCTGCACCCTGTCTGCCAGACGCCACTTGCGTATTTTTGTGCGGGCACGATCCATCATCTCCTTGACAAAATCGAGCCCTATTATTCTTGTGCCAAGGTATCCGCGGGCCACATCGATAGCCAGGTCGGCCGTGCCCGTGGCCACATCTAACATCCTGTAAGTCTCAAAAAAGCGCATTTTCCCCACTGCAAAACGACGCCAGGCAATATCCCGTCTAAGACTCAGGAAATGATTCAAGAAATCGTACTTCTGCGTAATGGTGGCAAAGATCTCTTTGACCATCTCAATACGCTCCAAGTCCGTCACTTCAGTAACACGGGGGTATTTATCCCTCATCCGTTTTTCCATTTGCACAACGTGTTTCTCAAGCGGCGAAGCCGCGTCATATGAAATCGTGCAACGATTTCATAACTGGATCTCCATCATGTCCTCAGCCAGGACAAGCGGGCCTTCGTACGTTCTCCGGCACTGGGCAAAGATATCCGCTGTTTCGCATTCAGGGTAAAAATGGGTGAGGACGAGCTTTTTTACACCGGCCCGGGTGGCAACCTCACCGGCCAGAGACGGCGTAAGATGGCCCGGCACCTTCATCTCATCCGGAAGAGCAGACTCACAAATCAACACATCGGCTTCCTCGGCCAGGATTGCAAGGTTTTCACATACATCAGTATCACCCGAGTAGACAACAGAAGCGCCGTTTGGCGCGGTAATACGGTAGGCCAGGCTTTGTTCCGTGTGATTCATTGGAAGGCTGTCTACATCGAACACGCCGCAATCGAGGTGATCACGGTCATTGTTGTCAAGCTCAGCAAGGTTCATGATACCTGGCGCCAGTTCAATCCACCGGCCGTAGGCTAGTTTCAACTTTTCATAAAAGTCCACAAATCCCTTGGCAGCCACAATGGTAAAGGGTTTGCGTCTTCTGTAGCTTTCCGGGTATTTTGTGGCAAACAAGAAGGGCACCAGTTCACCGGAATGATCCGGATGAAGGTGGCTGTAAAAGACGTAGGAAATCTCATTAATGGTGATGCCGACCTCAAGAAGCCGCCGCATGGTGCCTGCGCCCGAATCAAAGAGCAGCAAGGTTGTGTCTACTTCAATCAATACCGAGCAACTGCTCCGCTTTAAAGACGGAACACATGTTCCTGAGCCGAGTATAGTAATCTTCATTTTCAACTCCCTTTAAACCCAACTCCTCAAAAAGTCCGGGCTGTGCGGTTGCATCAGGGTAGGTCCTCAATAACCTAGGGCGAGGGGGCCTTTTTTCAAAGGCGATATCTTTGTCATTATTTCGGACTCTCGCAGTGGCCGGATATTGTGATTGCCCCAAATGCCCTTATGAGCTTGGCACAGGCTTGGCCAATCACAAAATATCCGGCCACGCTTCATGCGCATGGTTGATATCGCCTTTGAAAAAAGGCCCCCTCGCCCGGAGTAGCACCCGGCGTTCTTGAGATGTTACGCGTCAAGCGCCCCTTCAACCTTACGCCAAATCCCTGGCCAGGGCGATTACCTTGTACACTACCGCGCCGGCCAGGTAAGCAATATCCTCGGTGGGAAGGTAGGAACTCACCGATGTATCAAAATAGATATTGCCTTCAGGCGGAAACTCTTCGTCTCCCTCCCAGAGAGAAAGGACAACCGGCACACGGGGCAGGACAAAAACCTTTAAGGCCTTGTCTCCAGGTGAACTCACTATGTGGCCGATCCGCCCGGACACCCTTTCCAGGACATCTGGTGTTTTCCCGAAGAATTCTCTCAGGGGTATGATGGCGCGTTTCATAAAGGACGGGTAATAAAAGGAACCAGACGGGACTTCGCGAAACGTAACCCATCTGTCTTGAACAGATGCGCCGGTAGCCGTGATCAGATAGTGCAGAATAAGCACCTGATCCCGTATCTTTAGCGGATCGGCATTTTCATCTAAGGATATTGTCTCGCCGCACACAGTAAAATCATATGTGTGCCCCAGATATGGGACGGACGCTCGTTTTTTGTCAGCCGAGACTTTTTCAAGTGAAAGCCCAGCTTTCGTGCAGCACACATCTATGTCAAGTCGCGCCAGAGCGTCGAGGGCCAATGCCCGTGCTGCCTCATAATCATCTTGTGTTGGCACCTATCGGTTCCTTTTTCCCACCAGCGCCCACAATCTCTTCAAGGGCCTCAATGATGTCAGAATAACAAAAATCGAAGCCTTGCCTGGCCAGTTTTGCCGGGATGGCCTTCTGGCCCTCAAGAAGCATAGATCCGAATTCTCCAAGTACGAGTCGCAGCGTGAATGCAGGCGTCTTCAGAAAGGACGGCCTCGACAGGACCGTTCCCAAAGACTCGGCCAAATCCTTGTTGCGTACAGGATTCGGTGAGCAAAAGTTAACCGGGCCGTGGATATCCTCGTTGTCAAGAACAAACAAAAATGCGTTCAAAAGGTCTTCCATGTGAATCCAGGCAAACCACTGGTTGCCGCTTCCAAGCGGACCTCCCACAAATTTCTTAAATGCAGGGATCATTTGTCCAAGTGCGCCCCCGGTTTTCCCCAGGACAACACCTAATCGGGAAATAACCACTCGAACATCCTTGCCGGCCGCCTTTGTTGCTTCAGCTTCCCAATCCACACAGAGCCTGGCCAGAAAATCATCTCCGGGCCGGTCTTCCTCTGTCACCTCCTCGTCGCCATGGAAACCGTAGTATCCAACTGCTGATGCGCTGCAAAGGACGGTTTCCCTTCCTTCGGACAAGGCCTCCACCACGTTTCGTGTGGTCAGAACCCGCGTATCATAGATGAGCTTTTTGCTCTTATCGTTCCATCGCCTAAATACCGAAGCGCCGGCCAGATTGATCACGGCGTCCTGACGGGCCACCTCCTCTTGCCAGGAGCCTTTGACCGTGGTATCCGCAGGCACATACTTGACTTTCCGGGGCATATGCTGCGGCGAGCGGCCCACAACCGTGATCTGGTGCCCCATTTGCAGAAATCGGATGGACAGTTGTGTGCCCACAAACCCGAGACCGCCTGTGATAAGGACCCTCATGGCTACCTCCTGCCATTGTATTTTTTCTATCTTTGCGCTAAATTTACATTTCGTCAAGACAGGTGTGGTATATTTTATAATTGATACTGTTAAAAGACGCCGTTTCCCCGGCAAAGTCGAGTCACATGAAATCGCGAACGCTTCTGGCAATGGGAAGATCATGACAAAGACGCCAATTCGTCATTTTTTCTATTACTGGTTTCCTGTGCTCTTTTACTGCCTCATTATTTTCGTCCAATCTTCATATCCCGCCCCGAAAAAAACTCCGGACCTGCCTTGCATGGACAAACTTCTTCATTTTGCCGGCTATGCTTTGCTGGGAATACTGTTTTTGAGGGGTTTTCGGAGTTCAACGTTTAAGAACAACAATGGGCTAATAACCGTGGCAAGCATCTTTTTGACTGGAATCTACGGGGCAAGCGATGAGTTGCATCAGTATTTTGTCCCGTACAGATTTGGTGATATGTGGGATATTCTCGCTGACTTTTTGGGTGGACTTTTCGGTGTCTATATCTATCAACTACTTCTGGATAAGTATCCTAGGCTCGGTCGCATTTGAGTAAGGACTGAGAACCTTTGAAAGGAAGGCCTCATGAACCTGGAACTTATTGAAAACATGGACGCCCCTGAGCTTCGCAAATATATAGAATTTCTTCTCTGGCACTACCGGGTGATGGATGCGTTCTGGTTCATCTATGTGGCTGAGCGTTTTGACCAGGCTACTACGGAACGTGTCAATGAAAAAGTCTGGGGGCGGGTGGCCGGCATGGCCGCCAAGGACCTGGTGCCCCGCTTTCAGATCCAGGAAAAGGGCTTGAAGGGGTTTGTGAGCGCCCTCAGATACTTTCCCTGGTGCATCCTCGTGGGATACGAGATCCGGGAAGAGCCGAATGAGGTAATTATCTCCGTCCCGTCCTGCCCTACTCAGGAGGCCCGGCTCAGACGCGGCCTGGGCGAGTTTGCGTGCAAAGAAATGCACCGGGGGGAGTTCGAGAGCTTTGCCCGGGAGGTGGACGACCGTATAAAGGTGGAATGCCTGTTTGCCCCGCCAGACCCCCATCCTGATGACATGTTTTGCAAGTGGCGATTTTGCATTTGAACTACCGTAACCCTTCACAGGTTCAGGGTAACGAATATCCAATACCGAACATTCAACGGCTATTTCTGTTTCTTTTCAGCCCTTCGACTCCGCTCAGGGCCGTGAGCCTGTCGAACGGCCGTTTTGATACTCGTAACGAAAATCTTAATTAATGCTTCTCTTTCCTCTTTTCCCATTCAACATTCGATGTTGGACGTTCGATGTTCGATGTTCATCTTTTTCAGCAAACCTTCCACAGTCCATCCGGTGCAAAAATAACTTAGCGTTAAGGCCTCTCCCTCGGAATCATATCGGCATAAATTTTGCGTGAGAAAGGTAAAGGCATTTGGTCCAAGAAATCCGCAAGAGCCTTCTTTGACGAGTGCAACACCCATAGGAGGGAGTTAAAATGGGACAAAGGTACAAAAGAAGAAAGTATTTCATTCATTCTTCCAGTCAGCTCAAATATATTACCTTCAGTGTCATACCTGCGCTGCTGATGAGCCTTTATTGTACGTATTCTCTTGTTGAGAGTGGGAAGTTGGTGCTTCGGGCGGCAAAGGAAAAACCCATTGTGCCAGTTTACTCCATAAAACAAACGATACTTGCTTTACAAAAAGAAGGCTATACCAAGGATACAGCAACAAAGGCGACAAGAATGAAAAGTGAAGTAGAATCTTTGACGAAAACGCTAGAGAAAATGTATTCAGATACTCTCACGGAATGGGACAAGACTAAACGGACCATTTTCGTCGTTCTGTTCTGCGTTCTTGTTCTTGTAGGATTTCTGTCGCTTGTATTTTCTCACAGAATTGCCGGACCTCTTTTCAGAATAAGAAGATGTGTAGATATGCTTGTTGAAGGTAAAAATATGCCGCCAATTCGGCTACGCAAGCGCGATGAATTTAAGGACCTGGCTGCCTCTTTAGAGAGACTAAGAATCGTTCTTAAGGATAAGGGGTTGTTGGAATCTGAGTAGAAATATTGAAAGACTCTCTGATTCATATCCGGCCACACACGGGTGTCTACCCACGACGGTTTTGTCCCGGCAACAGGGGCCGAAATATCTTTTGTCGCGGCTTCACACTTGTAGAAATACTCATTGGAATCGCTATCGTAGCCACCCTGGCAGGCATCGCCGTTCCTATGGGATCAAGCTACATCGACAAGGCCAGAAACGCACGGGCCATTGCAGAAATTCGTTTGATGGAAAAGGATATCAAAACCTATGAGATTGAAAACGAAACGCTTCCCAACAGCCTGAGCGATGTAGGACAGGGAGGTCTCTTAGATCCCTGGGGAAATCCGTACGAGTACCTCAAGGTAGAGGGTGCAAAAACAGGCAAGCTGCGGAAGGACCGGTTCTTGGTTCCTGTAAATTCGGACTTTGACCTTTATAGTAGAGGTAAGGATGGTGAGACGAAGGAACCTTTCAACGCGCCAAATGCCGGGGATGATGTCGTCCGCGCCAATGACGGGGGATATGTAGGGCTGGCTTCAGAGTTCTAACAGGGTTTACAATGATGAAACTTGACACTGCATTTCTTGGAAGCAAGGTGGGGCGGCGAATCTTTGTGCTCTTTGTTTGCTGCGCCCTTCTTCCGATCGGAGCCCTGGCCATTCTGTCTTTCACTCATGTGACAAGACAGCTCAACGAACAAAGCCAAAGGCGCCTCCAACAGGCCACCAAGGCTGTGGGCATGGGCATTTACGAACGTCTCATATTCCTTAAGACCGAAATGAGTATAGTTGCATCCAAGCTTGACCCAGGCGTGCCAGGCGCTATGCAAAGCTCGGTCGAAGCCTTTGATCAGCCAACTGAAAAGCGCTTCAAGGCGATCATGCTTGTCACTGAGCAAGGCACTCCAATATCTCTTCATGGCGCTATTGAAAACCCGCCGTTGCCAACCCGGGAAGAACTGGAACAGATAAATGCCGGCAAGACGGTTATATCGATCCAGAAGCGTTCAGACTTGCCGTTACGCATATTTATGATGAGGAGCTTAAAGCCGCAGGATCCGAAGGCGGCATTTTTCATGGGAGAAATCGACACCGGTTACCTGTTCGGTTTACTTAATGCAGGCACGTTGCCACCCATGACCGAGCTTTGCGTTCTGGATCAATCAAGAAACGTGCTCGCCAGCTCCCTCCCAGCGCACGCGCCCTTTGCGGTTGCGGTGGGCGCCAGAATTGATGGTTCTGCGTCACGCCGGTTTGAGTGGGAACAGGATGGCAAGGAATATGTGGCAAGCTGGTGGACGATTTTTCTGAAATCCCAATTTGTTGCTCCAAATTGGACCGTGGTGCTGAGCCAATGGAAAGCCGATGTGCTTGCACCCATGGCCAATTTCAAGAAGATGTTTCCCCTTGTGGTCCTCATGTCCCTGTGGGTGGTGCTGCTCCTGAGCGTCATCCAAATTCGAAGGAATCTTGTGCCACTCAAAAAGCTGAAGGAGGGAACCCTTCAGGTCGCCAAGGGGGACTTCGATACCCGGGTAGCGATTACCAGCGCCGATGAATTTCAGGAACTTGCAGGATCCTTTAACACAATGTCCAGACAGTTGGGCAGACAGTTTCAGGCACTGACCACGGTTGCGGAGATTGACAGGGCGATCCTGTCGGCTTTGGATACGGAGAAAATTGTGGAGACGGTGTTGACGCGAATGCGCGATGTCTTTTCCTGTGACGGTGTCAGCGTGAGCCTCATTGATTCCAAGGAAACGAGTATGGCACACACATATGTGGAAGACGACACTGCAAGTAGAAAGCCGGTGGAGACCGCAGAGCTTAGTCCTGATGAGGTACAGAGGCTTAATGACAATCGTGAACATCTAATCATCGAAAGAGACGAGCGCCCTCCTGGCTATCTTGAACATCTGGCCAACAATGGCATGAAGTCATTTCTGGTTTTGCCGATTTTTCTACAAGAAAGACTCTCCGGAATCATCACCCTGGGGTATACGGATTCGCCTCCACGGAGTCCGGATGAGACCATGTCTTTCTCGAGCGAAGTTCATGAGATCTTAGTCCAAGCGAGGCAATTGGCAGATCAGGTGGCTGTAGCCCTGTCAAATGCCCATCTGATAGAGGAATTAGATCAACTCAACTGGGGCACACTTACAGCTCTCGCAAGGGCCGTAGACGCCAAATCGCCCTGGACAGCCGGTCACTCTGAGCGAGTAACAGATATGACTTTGGAAATTGGGACGGCTGTCGGACTCACCCCAAAAGAGCTGGATACTCTGCGTCGGGGAGCACTCCTACACGATGTTGGGAAAATTGGAGTCTCCGCCGCCATCCTCGACAAGCCTGGAAAACTGACTGATGAGGAGTATGAAAACGTCAAAAGGCATCCCTCTATGGGTGCGCGCATTCTGGAACCAATCAGTGCCTATGCGGAAATTATTCCCATCGTGTTGCAGCATCACGAACAGTTTGGTGGCAGAGGTTATCCTCACGGCCTTGCCGGCGAGACCATATGTTTGGGGGCCAGGATTGTTGCCGTGGCAGATGTCTTCGACGCCCTGGTCTCAGACCGTCCGTATCGATCCGGATGGGAGAAAAAACGTGCTATTGAGTTTATCAGGGAGGGCGCAGGCAGCCAGTTCGACCGGAACATCGTGAAGGCGTTCCTGGATGTGATGGGAAAGGAAGAAAAGGCGCGGCAGGCCCAAACAATGTTTGTGAGGTGGCCAGATACGCCCACAATGGTGGAACAACACAGATGAAAGTGAAATGGATCTTAATTGGAATCGTTGTTCTTGTGGCCTCGATTGCATTTATGTATGACAGGCCCACCCTTGTCCCGGATGAGCTGATTGGCGTGTGGGCCACATCAAATCCCAAGTATGCAGATCGGTCCCTGGAATTGTCCAGAGTCACGGTTGTGTTTGGCACGAGCAAAGAAAGTGTGCATGTGTATTTTGTTTCAAACGTGAAAAAGACAGTCCTGGATAGCAACACCCTGTACACGGTCTATTTCCATCGTCTGGAGGGAACAGAAGATGAAGTCTCCTTCTACTATTCGCCGGAAAATGGCGGTGTGATCCAGTTCAAAAACCAAAAGCACATCAAGTGGATCAAGGCAAAAAGCAAGAGTTGAGATGTCAATATAAGGCTTTTTCGTGCTTTGAAAGACTAATTCAGCACAGAGACTTCTAGATCCAAAGTCTTAGGGTTCGCGAAGAAGTAAAAATTCTGGCCCAAAGGACCAGGTTTTCAATGTAAAAATAAAATTGCCTCGTAAATAAGGCCCTCGGGGTCTTCGGGAAGATTTCCACGCATTGCATTTCCCGTAAATCCTCTTGCAAGATCCCAGAGATCCATTTGTTATCAGACCAGTGCAAATTTTCAGAAATCATAATCGAATAGTGTCGATCTCATTGGTTAAAGACTCTGGCCAATTACGCCGATAATGGATATGTGTTATTTGCGGTTGCCAATTTGTCTTAATGCCGAAGCATTCTGGCCTTGCAAAAAATATCTCATTTTCGGACAGACACAACTTTGCTCCAATGTAAATTCATAATGAAACAGGAATTCATTTCCCTTTATGACCAACAGGTTGAGAGAGATGACTATGAGTGTTTGGACAAAACTGTGGATACTGGTTTCGGCAATATGTTTGTTGGTTGTGGGGTCGGTTACCTATGTTCAGATACCAAAAAAGTCTGATTACGAGAAAACGAGAGTTCGTGACACTCTCAATGTCCTTATACAGAATATTCCAGAGTTGAGGGATTATACTTGGATTCAACTCCGAGACAGATATAGAGACATTTCAGATGAAGAACTTCTCAGCAAAATCCACGAAACAAAGAGGCGAGACAAACTGGATTTCCGAGGTGTTGAAGATGCATACAGAAGAAAGTTGGACAATCACCGAAATGCAGTACTG
This window encodes:
- a CDS encoding ubiquinone/menaquinone biosynthesis methyltransferase, producing MRDKYPRVTEVTDLERIEMVKEIFATITQKYDFLNHFLSLRRDIAWRRFAVGKMRFFETYRMLDVATGTADLAIDVARGYLGTRIIGLDFVKEMMDRARTKIRKWRLADRVQMMRADALDLPFAESSFDVAAISFGLRNIPDKIAALEEMLRVIVPGGQVMVLEMTLPGNRPFQKAYRVYLNRMLPRLAAFSPNPSAYYYLGDSIMNFPAPDALAGLMEKAGLKQVEKYRLTLGITHLHVGVKP
- a CDS encoding HD domain-containing protein; this translates as MMKLDTAFLGSKVGRRIFVLFVCCALLPIGALAILSFTHVTRQLNEQSQRRLQQATKAVGMGIYERLIFLKTEMSIVASKLDPGVPGAMQSSVEAFDQPTEKRFKAIMLVTEQGTPISLHGAIENPPLPTREELEQINAGKTVISIQKRSDLPLRIFMMRSLKPQDPKAAFFMGEIDTGYLFGLLNAGTLPPMTELCVLDQSRNVLASSLPAHAPFAVAVGARIDGSASRRFEWEQDGKEYVASWWTIFLKSQFVAPNWTVVLSQWKADVLAPMANFKKMFPLVVLMSLWVVLLLSVIQIRRNLVPLKKLKEGTLQVAKGDFDTRVAITSADEFQELAGSFNTMSRQLGRQFQALTTVAEIDRAILSALDTEKIVETVLTRMRDVFSCDGVSVSLIDSKETSMAHTYVEDDTASRKPVETAELSPDEVQRLNDNREHLIIERDERPPGYLEHLANNGMKSFLVLPIFLQERLSGIITLGYTDSPPRSPDETMSFSSEVHEILVQARQLADQVAVALSNAHLIEELDQLNWGTLTALARAVDAKSPWTAGHSERVTDMTLEIGTAVGLTPKELDTLRRGALLHDVGKIGVSAAILDKPGKLTDEEYENVKRHPSMGARILEPISAYAEIIPIVLQHHEQFGGRGYPHGLAGETICLGARIVAVADVFDALVSDRPYRSGWEKKRAIEFIREGAGSQFDRNIVKAFLDVMGKEEKARQAQTMFVRWPDTPTMVEQHR
- a CDS encoding MBL fold metallo-hydrolase yields the protein MKITILGSGTCVPSLKRSSCSVLIEVDTTLLLFDSGAGTMRRLLEVGITINEISYVFYSHLHPDHSGELVPFLFATKYPESYRRRKPFTIVAAKGFVDFYEKLKLAYGRWIELAPGIMNLAELDNNDRDHLDCGVFDVDSLPMNHTEQSLAYRITAPNGASVVYSGDTDVCENLAILAEEADVLICESALPDEMKVPGHLTPSLAGEVATRAGVKKLVLTHFYPECETADIFAQCRRTYEGPLVLAEDMMEIQL
- a CDS encoding DUF3786 domain-containing protein, which translates into the protein MPTQDDYEAARALALDALARLDIDVCCTKAGLSLEKVSADKKRASVPYLGHTYDFTVCGETISLDENADPLKIRDQVLILHYLITATGASVQDRWVTFREVPSGSFYYPSFMKRAIIPLREFFGKTPDVLERVSGRIGHIVSSPGDKALKVFVLPRVPVVLSLWEGDEEFPPEGNIYFDTSVSSYLPTEDIAYLAGAVVYKVIALARDLA
- a CDS encoding TIGR01777 family oxidoreductase, which encodes MRVLITGGLGFVGTQLSIRFLQMGHQITVVGRSPQHMPRKVKYVPADTTVKGSWQEEVARQDAVINLAGASVFRRWNDKSKKLIYDTRVLTTRNVVEALSEGRETVLCSASAVGYYGFHGDEEVTEEDRPGDDFLARLCVDWEAEATKAAGKDVRVVISRLGVVLGKTGGALGQMIPAFKKFVGGPLGSGNQWFAWIHMEDLLNAFLFVLDNEDIHGPVNFCSPNPVRNKDLAESLGTVLSRPSFLKTPAFTLRLVLGEFGSMLLEGQKAIPAKLARQGFDFCYSDIIEALEEIVGAGGKKEPIGANTR
- a CDS encoding VanZ family protein, which translates into the protein MTKTPIRHFFYYWFPVLFYCLIIFVQSSYPAPKKTPDLPCMDKLLHFAGYALLGILFLRGFRSSTFKNNNGLITVASIFLTGIYGASDELHQYFVPYRFGDMWDILADFLGGLFGVYIYQLLLDKYPRLGRI
- a CDS encoding prepilin-type N-terminal cleavage/methylation domain-containing protein, producing the protein MFCRGFTLVEILIGIAIVATLAGIAVPMGSSYIDKARNARAIAEIRLMEKDIKTYEIENETLPNSLSDVGQGGLLDPWGNPYEYLKVEGAKTGKLRKDRFLVPVNSDFDLYSRGKDGETKEPFNAPNAGDDVVRANDGGYVGLASEF